One window of Papaver somniferum cultivar HN1 chromosome 9, ASM357369v1, whole genome shotgun sequence genomic DNA carries:
- the LOC113310372 gene encoding signal recognition particle receptor subunit alpha-like codes for MLEQLLIFTRGGLILWTCKELGNALKGSPIDTLIRSCLLEERSADSSYHYEAPGAAYTLKWTFNNDLGLIFVVVYQKILHLLYVDDLLSMVKKEFSEIYDPKRTNYYDFDDVFRQLRNEVEARAEELKKSKQVGRAPPVALGKKQGGASIVRSDGKQNGNSSSKDGGESESAKEHKENGNPNGHQKGVKKNVVVNNNKENRDSGAFDVNKLLKLRSKGAKKQESVAPPKAEPKKKATKKNRVWDDSPPETKLDFADPVDERGIEDMEVVTENHGESMMDKEEVFSSDSESEEEEEDEVAGKDPKIDEKKKGWFSSMFQSIAGKTNLEMSDLEPALKALKDRLLTKNVAEEIAEKLCESVAASLVGKKLASFTRVSSTVQAAMEDALVRILTPKRSIDVLRDVHAAKEQGRPYVITFVGVNGVGKSTNLAKIAYWLQQHNISVMMAACDTFRSGAVEQLRTHARRLQIPIFEKGYEKDPAVVAKEAIQEASRNGSDVVLVDTAGRMQDNEPLMRALSKLISLNNPDLVLFVGEALVGNDAVDQLSKFNQKLADLSNSPSSRVIDGIVLTKFDCIDDKVGAALSMVYISGAPVMFVGCGQSYTDLKKINVKTIVKTLLK; via the exons ATGTTAGAACAGCTACTGATTTTTACTAGAGGAGGATTAATTTTATGGACCTGTAAAGAACTAGGGAATGCACTTAAAGGATCTCCAATCGACACTTTGATTAGATCGTGTTTGTTAGAAGAAAGATCGGCTGATTCTTCTTATCATTACGAAGCTCCAGGTGCAGCTTACACTTTGAAATGGACATTCAACAATGATCTTGgtttgatttttgttgttgtgtatcagaagattcttcatcttctttatgtTGATGATCTTCTTTCTATGGTGAAGAAAGAATTCTCTGAGATTTATGATCCCAAGCGGACAAAttattatgattttgatgatgtttTTCGTCAGTTGAGGAATGAGGTTGAAGCTAGGGCGGAGGAGTTGAAGAAATCCAAACAAGTAGGGAGGGCGCCTCCAGTTGCTTTGGGTAAGAAACAAGGGGGAGCTTCAATTGTGAGATCAGATGGAAAGCAGAATGGGAATAGCTCTAGCAAAGATGGTGGGGAAAGTGAGTCTGCAAAAGAGCATAAGGAGAATGGAAACCCTAATGGTCATCAAAAAGGGGTTAAAAAGAATGTTGttgttaataataataaagagAATAGAGATTCTGGGGCTTTTGATGTAAATAAGCTTCTTAAACTCAGATCAAAAGGTGCAAAGAAACAAGAAAGTGTTGCTCCTCCAAAGGCGGAGCCAAAGAAGAAAGCAACAAAGAAAAATAGAGTTTGGGATGATTCACCACCAGAGACCAAGCTGGATTTCGCAGATCCTGTTGATGAGAGAGGGATTGAGGACATGGAAGTTGTGACAGAGAATCATGGTGAAAGCATGATGGACAAAGAGGAAGTTTTTAGTAGTGATAGTGaaagtgaggaggaggaggaggatgaggtAGCTGGCAAGGACCCCAAGATTGATGAGAAGAAGAAAGGATGGTTTTCATCAATGTTTCAGAG TATCGCAGGAAAAACAAATCTAGAGATGTCAGACCTGGAACCAGCTCTCAAAGCTCTTAAAGATAGGCTCTTGACTAAGAATGTG GCTGAAGAAATAGCTGAGAAGCTTTGTGAATCCGTAGCGGCTAGTCTTGTAGGAAAAAAACTGGCTTCATTCACTAGAGTGTCATCAACAGTTCAG GCAGCTATGGAAGACGCACTTGTTCGCATATTAACTCCCAAACGCTCTATCGATGTATTGAGGGATGTGCATGCTGCCAAGGAGCAAGGGAGGCCATATGTAATCACTTTTGTTGGTGTAAATGGAGTCGGAAAGTCTACCAACCTTGCTAAG ATAGCATACTGGCTTCAGCAGCACAATATCAGTGTTATGATGGCTGCTTGCGATACATTCAGGTCAGGGGCAGTTGAACAGCTTCGGACTCATGCTCGTAGGCTCCAG ATTCCTATATTTGAGAAAGGCTACGAAAAAGATCCTGCTGTTGTGGCAAAGGAAGCCATCCAAGAAGCAAGCCGAAACGGTTCTGATGTGGTGCTTGTTGATACAGCTGGACGTATGCAG GATAACGAGCCATTGATGAGGGCCCTCTCAAAGCTCATATCCCTCAATAATCCAGACCTAGTTCTATTTGTTGGAGAAGCACTGGTTGGCAATGATGCTGTAGATCAACTATCGAAGTTCAATCAG AAACTGGCAGATCTCTCGAACTCACCTAGTTCCAGGGTGATTGATGGGATTGTGCTCACAAAGTTTGATTGTATTGATGATAAG GTTGGAGCTGCACTTTCGATGGTGTATATATCTGGAGCACCAGTGATGTTTGTTGGTTGCGGACAGTCCTATACAGATTTGAAGAAGATAAATGTCAAAACCATTGTCAAGACTCTCCTCAAGTAG
- the LOC113309027 gene encoding methyl-CpG-binding domain protein 4-like protein gives MLLQASRQKEFCLISSNFVPKSSLEVVPQEIEEIIWTLGIHDRRAIMIQRFSSEYLWKDWTYITDLHGVGKYAADAYAVFCTGKWGQVKPKDHMLAEYWKFLHKEFGKAVSAEVGDRIAPYPTHG, from the exons ATGTTACTTCAGGCTAGCAG GCAAAAAGAGTTTTGCTTGATTTCTTCAAACTTTGTCCCGAAGTCAAGTTTGGAGGTTGTACCACAAGAGATAGAGGAAATTATTTGGACCCTAGGAATACACGATAGAAGAGCAATAATGATTCAGCGCTTCTCTTCGGAGTATCTGTGGAAGGACTGGACCTACATAACCGACCTTCATGGTGTTGGCAA GTATGCAGCTGATGCATATGCAGTATTCTGCACAGGGAAGTGGGGTCAAGTTAAACCCAAGGATCATATGCTGGCTGAATACTGGAAATTTCTTCATAAAGAGTTTGGGAAAGCAGTTTCCGCTGAGGTTGGTGATAGGATTGCTCCCTACCCAACGCATGGCTAG